A genome region from Corallococcus soli includes the following:
- a CDS encoding HD domain-containing phosphohydrolase, whose amino-acid sequence MARILVVDDDVLILSALSRILQAEGYEVVTHSDPMQAAREQGFDVVLTDFMMPYLNGVELLAALREKNPRAVRLMLTAAADFKTASEAVNRGEVFRLLGKPWALSELTSSVRQAVEHRRLVEANERLTREVADKNEELLEINQDLERRVIERTAGLLDGLISALDYRDTETQWHSRRVSLYARRLAQEIGLTGPALDVVEQGALLHDIGKIGVRDSILLKPGPLTPDEWVEMKQHPEFGYRMLAKMPYLHEAALIVLQHQERWDGKGYPLGLKGEDIVVGARIFCLVDTLDAITSDRPYRKGRPMSVARDEVRRCAGTQFDPALAEAFLNLPETEWARIRREVEVMEEAEDRRWNGGQLNAKGETEPARASGA is encoded by the coding sequence ATGGCCCGAATCCTCGTGGTGGACGACGACGTGCTGATCCTCTCGGCGCTGTCTCGCATCCTGCAGGCGGAAGGTTACGAGGTCGTGACCCACAGCGACCCCATGCAGGCGGCGCGGGAGCAGGGCTTCGACGTGGTGCTGACGGACTTCATGATGCCGTACCTCAACGGCGTCGAGCTGCTGGCGGCGCTCCGGGAGAAGAACCCCCGGGCGGTGCGGCTGATGTTGACGGCGGCGGCGGACTTCAAGACGGCGTCGGAGGCGGTGAACCGGGGCGAGGTGTTCCGCCTGCTGGGCAAGCCGTGGGCGCTGAGCGAGCTGACGAGCAGCGTGCGGCAGGCGGTGGAGCACCGCCGGCTGGTGGAGGCCAACGAGCGGCTGACGCGCGAGGTGGCGGACAAGAACGAGGAGCTGCTGGAGATCAACCAGGACCTGGAGCGCCGGGTCATCGAGCGCACCGCGGGGCTCCTGGACGGGCTCATCAGCGCGCTGGACTACCGGGACACGGAGACGCAGTGGCATTCGCGGCGCGTGTCGCTGTACGCGCGGCGGCTGGCGCAGGAGATTGGCCTCACGGGCCCCGCGCTGGACGTGGTGGAGCAGGGCGCGCTGCTGCACGACATTGGAAAGATTGGCGTGCGTGACTCCATCCTGCTCAAGCCCGGCCCGCTGACGCCGGACGAGTGGGTGGAGATGAAGCAGCACCCGGAGTTCGGCTACCGGATGCTGGCGAAGATGCCCTACCTGCACGAGGCGGCGCTCATCGTCCTGCAGCACCAGGAGCGCTGGGACGGCAAGGGCTACCCGCTGGGGCTCAAGGGCGAGGACATCGTCGTGGGCGCGCGCATCTTCTGTCTCGTGGACACGCTGGACGCCATCACGTCCGACCGCCCCTACCGCAAGGGCCGCCCCATGAGCGTGGCGCGCGACGAGGTCCGCCGCTGCGCGGGCACGCAGTTCGACCCGGCGCTCGCGGAGGCCTTCCTGAACCTGCCGGAGACCGAGTGGGCCCGCATCCGCCGCGAGGTGGAGGTGATGGAGGAGGCGGAGGACCGCCGCTGGAACGGCGGACAGCTCAACGCGAAGGGCGAGACGGAGCCCGCGCGCGCCAGCGGGGCCTGA
- a CDS encoding MaoC family dehydratase N-terminal domain-containing protein, translated as MLDKNAIGRASPPTLNEVEKGAIRRFAEAIGDYNPIYYDEEYARASGYPTIVAPPTFPASFHSAADLRELLGVGIKSLLHAEQGFDYERPIFAGDRIYVSTRVSDVFERPNMSGKMDIAVIEDEGRDEEGNLVFRARRTLVVRAAKENV; from the coding sequence ATGCTGGACAAGAATGCGATTGGCCGCGCCTCGCCGCCGACGCTCAACGAGGTGGAGAAGGGCGCCATCCGGCGCTTCGCCGAGGCGATCGGCGATTACAATCCCATCTACTACGACGAGGAGTACGCCCGGGCCTCGGGCTACCCCACCATCGTCGCGCCGCCCACGTTCCCCGCGTCGTTCCATTCCGCCGCGGACCTGCGGGAGCTGCTGGGGGTAGGCATCAAGAGCCTGCTGCACGCGGAACAGGGGTTCGACTACGAGCGGCCCATCTTCGCGGGGGACCGCATCTACGTGTCCACCCGCGTCTCGGACGTCTTCGAGCGGCCCAACATGTCCGGCAAGATGGACATCGCGGTCATCGAGGACGAAGGCCGTGACGAGGAGGGCAACCTCGTCTTCCGCGCCCGCCGCACGCTCGTCGTGCGGGCCGCCAAGGAGAACGTTTGA
- a CDS encoding NAD(P)H-dependent amine dehydrogenase family protein encodes MAKAPDGPVPVVVMGLGFIGQEIAKAALSSQEVELIGAVDSQATLVGRPLGDVLGQAGPRFKISESLERAVGRRKGVVVLHATSSRLAQVMDQLMEALKLGLPVASTCEELAFPYLKYPELAEKLERAAQKAGVAIVGTGVNPGFVLDRLVATAGQVCGPVRKATVSRVVDACTRREALQRKVGAGLTEEEFFDLVDREELGHVGLIESAALAALGLGLDCDDFEEEVAPVFAEEDITGGAFVVKKGRVAGMFQSVVGLEEGQERVRLELTIAVGAEDPRDRIEIDADPRLVLEIPGGVAGDRATANALVNAAPRLTAAEAGLLTVLELPAGR; translated from the coding sequence ATGGCTAAAGCCCCTGATGGGCCAGTGCCGGTCGTGGTGATGGGGCTGGGGTTCATCGGGCAGGAGATTGCCAAGGCGGCCCTGTCGTCCCAGGAAGTGGAGCTCATCGGAGCGGTGGACTCGCAGGCCACGCTGGTGGGTCGCCCCCTGGGCGACGTGCTGGGGCAGGCGGGGCCGCGCTTCAAGATCTCCGAATCCCTGGAGCGCGCGGTGGGGCGGCGCAAGGGCGTGGTGGTGCTGCACGCCACCAGCTCGCGGCTCGCGCAGGTGATGGACCAGCTGATGGAGGCCCTGAAGCTGGGCCTCCCGGTGGCGAGCACCTGCGAGGAGCTGGCGTTCCCGTACCTCAAGTACCCGGAGCTGGCGGAGAAGCTGGAGCGCGCGGCGCAGAAGGCTGGCGTCGCCATCGTGGGCACCGGCGTGAACCCGGGCTTCGTGCTGGATCGGCTGGTGGCCACGGCAGGCCAGGTGTGTGGTCCGGTGCGCAAGGCGACGGTGAGCCGGGTGGTGGATGCCTGCACGCGGCGTGAAGCCCTCCAGCGCAAGGTGGGCGCGGGCCTGACGGAGGAGGAGTTCTTCGACCTGGTGGACCGCGAGGAGCTGGGCCACGTGGGCCTGATTGAGTCCGCGGCGCTGGCCGCGCTGGGCCTGGGCCTGGACTGCGACGACTTCGAGGAGGAGGTCGCGCCCGTGTTCGCCGAGGAGGACATCACCGGCGGCGCATTTGTGGTGAAGAAAGGCCGCGTCGCGGGCATGTTCCAGTCCGTGGTGGGATTGGAGGAGGGTCAGGAGCGGGTGCGCCTGGAGCTGACCATCGCGGTGGGGGCGGAAGATCCAAGGGACCGCATCGAAATCGACGCGGACCCCAGACTGGTGCTGGAAATCCCGGGGGGAGTGGCGGGCGACCGGGCCACCGCGAATGCGCTGGTGAATGCCGCGCCACGATTGACGGCCGCGGAGGCAGGGCTCCTGACGGTGCTCGAGCTTCCGGCAGGACGCTGA
- a CDS encoding MotA/TolQ/ExbB proton channel family protein has protein sequence MSLNDLLHYLRLGGVTLALLLGASVVALGVAIERLIALWGVSERSRNLGEIVNKHLLRGDVAAARTAAERSDAVAADIFLAGFDRWERSRASGGNGIESAVERERAQVGLKLRRNLWLLATIGSTTPFVGLFGTVAGIMRSFKDLGVDVEAGGTGGSAAVMAGISEALVATAVGILVAVQAMVFYNYFQARLARVLVELRLLGDEFSELLKERATGAVLPEPPPSREPAPPPAPRADPQPASS, from the coding sequence ATGAGCCTGAACGATCTACTTCATTACCTTCGCCTGGGCGGCGTCACCCTCGCCCTCCTCCTGGGCGCCTCCGTGGTGGCCCTGGGCGTGGCCATCGAAAGGCTCATCGCCCTCTGGGGCGTGAGCGAGCGCTCCCGCAACCTGGGCGAAATCGTCAACAAGCACCTGCTGCGCGGGGACGTGGCCGCGGCCCGCACCGCCGCCGAGCGCTCCGACGCGGTGGCCGCCGACATCTTCCTCGCGGGCTTCGATCGCTGGGAGCGCAGCCGCGCCAGCGGGGGCAATGGCATCGAGTCCGCCGTGGAGCGCGAGCGCGCCCAGGTGGGCCTCAAGCTGCGGCGCAACCTGTGGCTGCTCGCGACCATTGGTTCGACGACGCCCTTCGTGGGCCTCTTCGGCACCGTGGCCGGCATCATGCGCTCCTTCAAGGACCTGGGCGTGGACGTGGAGGCCGGCGGCACCGGCGGCTCCGCGGCCGTGATGGCGGGCATTTCCGAAGCGCTCGTGGCCACCGCCGTGGGCATCCTCGTCGCCGTGCAGGCGATGGTCTTCTACAACTACTTCCAGGCCCGGCTCGCGCGGGTGCTGGTGGAGCTGCGCCTGCTGGGGGACGAGTTCTCCGAGCTGCTCAAGGAGCGCGCCACCGGCGCCGTCCTGCCGGAGCCGCCCCCGTCGCGTGAACCCGCCCCCCCGCCCGCCCCGCGCGCGGATCCGCAGCCCGCCTCGTCGTAA
- a CDS encoding DUF4292 domain-containing protein, translating to MNRAAAAIFLALLCSACPKRLEFGPEGRIEDAQTLYQHVQQRQGQVVTLEGDSKLRVDSPQGSGTLSTFLSVTRPGLIHLETYDFFNRPVASLVSNGARFGVYQAQGNTYYQGPASPENVSRFLPIVLPSEELVAVMLGQVPLLPPESMTLALDEKERVYVLTLVRGAATQTLRVDPRHLRVVKSEVRGVPGYDLAFEDFKQRGELLFPGKVILTADQADTRLELRYTEITLNGRPDLTLYELTPPEGARVVDVDERGRELGGGAVSPPPPAPGS from the coding sequence ATGAACCGCGCAGCCGCCGCAATCTTCCTGGCCCTCCTCTGTTCGGCCTGCCCCAAACGCCTCGAATTCGGCCCGGAGGGCCGCATCGAGGACGCCCAGACGCTCTACCAGCACGTGCAGCAGCGCCAGGGGCAGGTCGTCACCCTGGAGGGCGACTCCAAGCTCCGGGTGGACTCCCCCCAGGGCAGCGGGACCCTCTCCACCTTCCTCTCCGTCACCCGCCCGGGCCTCATCCACCTGGAGACGTACGACTTCTTCAACCGCCCGGTCGCCTCGCTCGTCTCCAACGGGGCGCGCTTCGGCGTCTACCAGGCCCAGGGCAACACGTACTACCAGGGGCCCGCCAGCCCGGAGAACGTGTCCCGCTTCCTGCCCATCGTGCTGCCGAGCGAGGAGCTGGTGGCCGTCATGCTGGGCCAGGTGCCCCTGCTGCCCCCGGAGTCCATGACCCTGGCGCTGGACGAGAAGGAGCGCGTGTACGTGCTGACGCTGGTGCGGGGGGCGGCCACACAGACACTCCGCGTGGATCCCCGACACCTGCGGGTGGTGAAGAGCGAGGTCCGGGGCGTGCCGGGCTACGACCTGGCGTTCGAGGACTTCAAGCAGCGCGGCGAGCTGCTCTTCCCCGGCAAGGTCATCCTCACGGCGGACCAGGCGGACACGCGGCTGGAGCTGCGCTACACGGAGATCACCCTCAACGGCCGGCCGGACCTGACGCTCTACGAGCTGACGCCCCCGGAGGGGGCCCGGGTGGTGGACGTGGACGAGCGGGGGCGGGAGCTGGGCGGGGGCGCGGTGTCGCCGCCGCCCCCAGCGCCGGGTTCCTGA
- a CDS encoding peptidylprolyl isomerase, giving the protein MARLPAAVSTGLLLLTACVRAVPPTDVGGPPDATLERIADWEDRRSLGGGELVRLATVAPDPAVRRRALRALARIQDVTTLDAVRSGLTAPDATVRDEAAFAAGELGLSWEPLPDEARVALTDALVQAESTEADATVRATLLESLGKLATPGAVEALTARLSPLDGVWAAPAAKALGVAARKAGAPSVAGVPLPTMVALTQPERPQVVRYGGAYLLATAKRPDAVPALRACAGDADPDVRALCAKGLGDVGGAADTQVLAPLLEDATPRVAAEAARTLAKWGAKCPPEEGSRCLPLSALATLEGKVSRVASGNAAQAHALLAVAQQGLPVSGQPLLSRFRRALADADRSAVSDEAREDLAWLDCRFAAAMDRQTGELAQVRGCGFGRVSEPRRLSLGLHEVARFTPAASVASGHGAPTSGAASSVASPPGKSGLSAGAAFAVPLLNHESPLVRGAALDALSERPVPEASAPVRALIAGDDAVVAGLAAATAGKLKDTGALPAVEALAARVPGEPDLAESVAGALVALQGRAAEPRLREWLAHPHANVRRVAAESLTTLTGAPVRSSRVELPADTYRPPAAPPGTTLTLRTRKGDITVLLDPDAPLTGGNLVALAKRGYFRGITFHRVVPDFVAQGGDPRGDGEGGPGHSIRCEMTRRPYTRGVVGMALSGKDTGGSQFFFTHAPQPHLDGRYTVFGQVVAGMDTVDALLEGTVIDDVTVGTRAP; this is encoded by the coding sequence ATGGCCCGTCTGCCCGCCGCCGTGTCCACTGGCCTCCTCCTGTTGACCGCGTGTGTGCGCGCGGTGCCGCCGACCGACGTGGGAGGGCCTCCAGATGCCACCCTGGAGCGGATCGCGGACTGGGAGGACCGCCGCTCGCTGGGTGGGGGAGAACTCGTACGACTCGCCACGGTGGCCCCGGACCCGGCGGTCCGGCGCCGTGCCCTGCGGGCGCTCGCGCGCATCCAGGACGTGACGACGCTGGACGCGGTGCGCTCCGGCCTGACGGCCCCGGACGCGACCGTGCGCGACGAAGCGGCGTTCGCGGCGGGGGAGCTGGGGTTGTCGTGGGAGCCCCTGCCGGACGAGGCCCGGGTGGCGCTGACCGACGCCCTGGTCCAGGCCGAGTCCACGGAGGCCGACGCCACGGTGCGCGCCACGCTGCTGGAGTCGCTGGGCAAGCTGGCCACGCCCGGCGCGGTGGAGGCGCTGACGGCGCGCCTGTCCCCGCTGGACGGTGTCTGGGCGGCGCCCGCGGCGAAGGCCCTGGGCGTGGCGGCGCGCAAGGCCGGGGCTCCCTCGGTGGCGGGGGTGCCCCTGCCGACGATGGTGGCGCTGACGCAGCCCGAGCGTCCCCAGGTGGTGCGCTACGGCGGTGCCTACCTGCTGGCGACGGCGAAGCGCCCGGACGCGGTGCCCGCGTTGCGAGCCTGCGCGGGTGACGCGGATCCGGACGTGCGGGCGCTCTGTGCGAAGGGGCTGGGGGACGTGGGCGGAGCCGCTGACACGCAGGTGTTGGCGCCGTTGCTCGAAGACGCGACGCCGCGCGTGGCGGCGGAGGCGGCGCGGACGCTGGCGAAGTGGGGGGCGAAGTGCCCGCCCGAAGAAGGGTCCCGGTGCCTTCCCCTGAGCGCCCTGGCCACGCTCGAAGGCAAGGTGTCGCGGGTGGCCTCGGGGAACGCGGCGCAGGCCCATGCCCTGCTGGCGGTCGCGCAGCAGGGGCTGCCGGTCAGCGGTCAGCCCCTGTTGAGCCGCTTCCGCCGTGCGCTGGCGGACGCCGACCGGAGCGCGGTGTCCGACGAAGCGCGCGAGGATCTCGCGTGGCTGGACTGCCGGTTCGCCGCGGCGATGGACCGACAGACGGGCGAGCTGGCGCAGGTCCGTGGGTGCGGCTTCGGCCGGGTCTCCGAACCCCGGCGCCTGTCGCTGGGCCTGCACGAGGTGGCGCGCTTCACGCCAGCGGCTTCCGTGGCGTCGGGCCACGGCGCCCCAACGTCCGGTGCCGCGTCCTCCGTCGCATCACCGCCGGGCAAGAGCGGCCTCTCCGCCGGTGCCGCCTTCGCGGTGCCGCTGCTGAACCACGAAAGTCCCCTGGTGCGCGGCGCGGCGCTGGACGCGCTGTCCGAGCGACCGGTGCCGGAAGCCTCGGCCCCGGTGCGGGCCCTCATCGCGGGAGACGACGCGGTGGTGGCGGGGCTCGCCGCAGCCACGGCGGGCAAGCTGAAGGACACCGGGGCGCTGCCCGCGGTGGAGGCCCTGGCGGCGCGCGTGCCCGGTGAGCCGGACCTCGCGGAGTCGGTTGCGGGCGCGCTCGTCGCGTTGCAGGGACGGGCCGCCGAACCCCGGCTGCGGGAGTGGCTCGCCCACCCGCACGCGAACGTCCGGCGGGTGGCGGCCGAATCGCTCACGACGCTGACGGGCGCCCCGGTGCGCTCATCCCGCGTGGAGCTGCCCGCGGACACCTACCGTCCCCCGGCCGCGCCCCCGGGCACGACGCTCACGCTGCGCACGCGCAAGGGGGACATCACCGTCCTGCTGGACCCCGACGCGCCGCTCACGGGGGGCAACCTGGTGGCGCTCGCGAAGCGGGGCTACTTCCGGGGCATCACCTTCCACCGCGTGGTGCCGGACTTCGTCGCGCAGGGGGGAGATCCGCGCGGAGACGGGGAGGGCGGCCCGGGGCACTCCATCCGCTGCGAGATGACGCGCCGGCCGTACACGCGCGGCGTCGTGGGCATGGCGCTGTCGGGCAAGGACACCGGCGGCAGCCAGTTCTTCTTCACGCACGCGCCGCAGCCCCACCTGGACGGCCGCTACACGGTGTTCGGCCAGGTCGTCGCCGGCATGGACACCGTGGACGCGCTGCTGGAGGGCACGGTCATCGACGACGTCACCGTCGGCACCCGCGCTCCGTAG
- a CDS encoding ExbD/TolR family protein, which translates to MAMGKTPGSSDDEGDGAGFAEINITPLVDVMLVLLIIFMVTSSVITQQGPGGGTKTGLKVNLPKGGAADVTARTNDISVAVLSDGRYVLAGNVVAEAELKQAFDKAKELNPDTVVIVQADEGVSHGTVVQVMELAKQAGLGQLAIGVREGN; encoded by the coding sequence ATGGCCATGGGAAAGACGCCGGGCTCCTCCGACGATGAGGGCGACGGCGCGGGCTTCGCGGAGATCAACATCACGCCCCTGGTGGACGTGATGCTGGTGCTGCTCATCATCTTCATGGTGACCAGCTCCGTCATCACCCAGCAGGGCCCGGGCGGCGGCACCAAGACGGGCCTGAAGGTGAACCTGCCCAAGGGCGGCGCCGCGGACGTCACCGCGCGCACCAACGACATCTCCGTGGCGGTGCTGTCGGACGGCCGCTACGTGCTCGCCGGCAACGTCGTCGCGGAGGCGGAGCTGAAGCAGGCCTTCGACAAGGCGAAGGAGCTGAACCCGGACACCGTGGTCATCGTGCAGGCGGACGAAGGCGTCTCCCACGGCACCGTGGTGCAGGTGATGGAGCTGGCGAAGCAGGCCGGCCTGGGACAGCTCGCCATCGGCGTGCGCGAAGGCAACTGA
- a CDS encoding general secretion pathway protein GspE encodes MAQIKLGELLIKANVLQESQLKAALAEQAKWGGKLGEILVRMNLVSEDILVRALSKQLGMPAVNLDAVQMVPPHVKAKIPSQTARDFSVVPLQLRDDGKTLVVAMSDPLNVRVLDELRALSKCRIVANVAGRTSVARAFARLYEESAELEDADTNFKVVDAQGRTVVKNLKDLDPAAAVATSAPARPAAPAARPAPPAEAPRAAASGSPAELLKSVEEVQRKEVAALKAMVELLIEKGVFSREEYLAKVKR; translated from the coding sequence ATGGCACAGATCAAGCTCGGAGAACTGCTGATCAAGGCGAACGTCCTGCAGGAGAGCCAGCTCAAGGCGGCGCTCGCCGAGCAGGCCAAGTGGGGCGGGAAGCTGGGAGAGATCCTCGTCCGGATGAACCTCGTGTCCGAGGACATCCTCGTGCGCGCCCTGTCGAAACAGCTGGGCATGCCGGCGGTCAACCTGGACGCCGTGCAGATGGTGCCGCCGCACGTGAAGGCCAAGATTCCTTCGCAGACGGCGCGCGACTTCTCCGTCGTGCCGCTCCAGCTGCGCGACGACGGCAAGACGCTGGTCGTGGCCATGTCGGATCCGCTCAACGTGCGGGTGCTCGACGAGCTGCGGGCCCTGTCCAAGTGCCGCATCGTGGCGAACGTGGCGGGGCGCACCTCCGTGGCGCGGGCGTTCGCGCGCCTCTACGAGGAGTCCGCGGAGCTGGAGGATGCGGACACGAACTTCAAGGTGGTGGACGCCCAGGGGCGCACCGTCGTGAAGAACCTCAAGGACCTGGATCCGGCCGCCGCCGTCGCCACGTCCGCCCCGGCCCGGCCGGCCGCCCCCGCCGCCCGGCCCGCGCCGCCCGCGGAGGCACCCCGCGCGGCGGCCTCCGGCAGCCCCGCGGAGCTGCTCAAGAGCGTGGAAGAGGTCCAGCGCAAGGAGGTCGCCGCGCTCAAGGCCATGGTGGAGCTGCTCATCGAGAAGGGCGTTTTCTCCCGCGAGGAATACCTCGCCAAGGTCAAGCGGTAG
- a CDS encoding acyl-CoA dehydrogenase, translating into MSAGINTYKTDLREIFFTLFEQFGFGQVAGQAPYDAWGPDEAKAVLTETYRFAREVLGPLNASGDREGCRVENGAVFVPKGFKDAWQKLYEQGFKTVAVSPDHGGQGAPMMLQVTVEEILSGANTAFNMYPGLAFGAAEVIAECGTPAQQKQFVERMLNGTWGGTMCLTEPHAGSDVGAAKSTARRNADGTYSIRGTKIFISGGDHDMAGNIIHLVLARVDGAPAGTKGLSLFIVPKLRINEDGSAGQANDVTVASIEHKMGINGSATCVLNFGENDACLGELVGTVEHVGMSQMFKMMNGARIAVGIQGVSLAAAAYYNAVDYAKDRKQGSHFTKWKDPSAPRAPIIEHPDVRRMLLDIKAHVEGIRSLIIKLAMHLDKAKQLAGKDDDAASYHRGQVEVLTPLVKSYGSDQAFRLCAQAIQVYGGAGYIQDYPVEQYTRDSKIFSIYEGTNHIQAMDLVGRKMGQAGGAHFQQFMGDVGSFVEAHREHPVLGEAVKTLAGAQEGLMSSAMALFGWSQDQGRFPLIPLSANRFLNMMSEVAVGWLLLDAAVIAEKASASVSAEHPDKAFYEGKKFSALWYARNVLPNVEYAARLIAAEDTSPMDITDAAFASV; encoded by the coding sequence ATGTCCGCCGGCATCAACACCTACAAGACCGACCTTCGAGAGATCTTCTTCACGCTGTTCGAGCAGTTCGGCTTCGGCCAGGTGGCGGGACAGGCTCCCTACGACGCCTGGGGTCCGGACGAGGCGAAGGCGGTGCTGACGGAGACGTACCGCTTCGCGCGCGAGGTGCTGGGGCCCCTCAACGCGTCGGGCGACCGCGAGGGTTGCCGGGTGGAGAACGGCGCCGTCTTCGTGCCCAAGGGCTTCAAGGACGCGTGGCAGAAGCTCTACGAGCAGGGCTTCAAGACGGTGGCGGTGAGCCCCGACCACGGCGGCCAGGGCGCGCCGATGATGCTCCAGGTGACGGTGGAGGAGATCCTCTCCGGCGCCAACACCGCCTTCAACATGTACCCGGGCCTGGCCTTCGGCGCGGCGGAAGTCATCGCGGAGTGTGGGACGCCCGCGCAGCAGAAGCAGTTCGTGGAGCGCATGCTCAACGGCACCTGGGGCGGCACCATGTGCCTCACGGAGCCGCACGCCGGCTCCGACGTGGGCGCGGCCAAGTCCACCGCGCGCCGCAACGCGGACGGCACGTACAGCATCCGGGGCACGAAGATCTTCATCTCCGGCGGCGACCACGACATGGCCGGCAACATCATCCACCTGGTGCTCGCGCGCGTGGATGGCGCTCCGGCCGGCACCAAGGGCCTGTCGCTGTTCATCGTCCCCAAGCTGCGCATCAACGAGGACGGCTCCGCGGGTCAGGCCAACGACGTCACCGTGGCGTCCATCGAGCACAAGATGGGCATCAACGGTTCGGCCACCTGTGTCCTCAACTTCGGTGAGAACGACGCGTGTCTGGGCGAGCTCGTCGGCACCGTCGAGCACGTCGGCATGAGCCAGATGTTCAAGATGATGAACGGCGCGCGCATCGCCGTGGGCATCCAGGGCGTGAGCCTCGCGGCGGCCGCGTACTACAACGCGGTGGACTACGCGAAGGACCGCAAGCAGGGCTCCCACTTCACCAAGTGGAAGGACCCGTCCGCGCCCCGCGCGCCCATCATCGAGCACCCGGACGTCCGCCGCATGCTGCTGGACATCAAGGCGCACGTGGAGGGCATCCGCTCGCTCATCATCAAGCTGGCCATGCACCTGGACAAGGCGAAGCAGCTGGCGGGCAAGGACGACGACGCGGCCAGCTACCACCGGGGCCAGGTGGAGGTGCTGACGCCGCTGGTGAAGTCCTACGGCTCCGACCAGGCCTTCCGCCTGTGCGCGCAGGCCATCCAGGTGTACGGCGGCGCCGGCTACATCCAGGACTACCCGGTGGAGCAGTACACGCGCGACTCGAAGATCTTCTCCATCTACGAGGGCACCAACCACATCCAGGCCATGGACCTGGTCGGCCGCAAGATGGGGCAGGCGGGCGGCGCGCACTTCCAGCAGTTCATGGGCGACGTGGGCAGCTTCGTGGAAGCGCACCGCGAGCACCCGGTGCTGGGCGAGGCCGTGAAGACGCTGGCCGGCGCGCAGGAAGGCCTGATGTCCAGCGCGATGGCGCTGTTCGGCTGGTCGCAGGACCAGGGCCGCTTCCCGCTCATCCCGCTGTCCGCCAACCGCTTCCTCAACATGATGTCGGAAGTGGCCGTGGGCTGGCTGCTGCTGGACGCGGCCGTCATCGCGGAGAAGGCGTCCGCCTCCGTGAGCGCGGAGCACCCGGACAAGGCCTTCTACGAAGGCAAGAAGTTCAGCGCCCTGTGGTACGCGCGCAACGTGCTGCCCAACGTGGAGTACGCCGCGCGCCTCATCGCGGCCGAGGACACGTCGCCCATGGACATCACCGACGCGGCGTTCGCGTCCGTCTAG
- a CDS encoding MaoC family dehydratase gives MPARKLYFESIRVGDELPALAKAPVDRVQLSRYAGASGDYNPVHVDELYAKSVGMPSVYAPGMLVMGMLGQLISDWARGGQLRRYNVRFIKMVWPGDTVVCKGRVSDRHGSGGRYFVEIDLWAENQKGELVMKGGSQIQLFYSLEDENRQRSGQSPIVVEVPRESLVVPAPQSATPEAASSAPTAPEEEDDEDEESDEPRTGASSKKTAPREKPAAKTASLPVAKKAKK, from the coding sequence ATGCCCGCGCGCAAGCTCTACTTCGAATCCATCCGCGTCGGTGACGAGCTTCCGGCGCTGGCCAAGGCCCCGGTGGATCGCGTGCAGCTGTCCCGGTATGCAGGCGCCTCCGGCGACTACAACCCGGTGCATGTGGACGAGCTCTACGCCAAGAGCGTGGGCATGCCGTCCGTCTACGCCCCGGGCATGCTCGTCATGGGCATGCTCGGCCAGCTCATCAGCGACTGGGCGCGCGGCGGCCAGCTGCGGCGCTACAACGTCCGCTTCATCAAGATGGTGTGGCCAGGCGACACCGTGGTCTGCAAGGGCCGGGTGAGCGACCGCCACGGCTCCGGCGGCCGGTACTTCGTCGAAATCGACCTCTGGGCGGAGAACCAGAAGGGCGAGCTCGTCATGAAGGGCGGCTCGCAGATCCAGCTCTTCTACTCCCTGGAGGACGAGAACCGGCAGCGCTCCGGCCAGTCCCCCATCGTGGTGGAGGTGCCCCGGGAGAGCCTGGTCGTCCCGGCCCCCCAGAGCGCCACCCCGGAGGCCGCCTCCAGCGCGCCCACCGCCCCCGAGGAGGAGGACGACGAGGACGAGGAGTCGGACGAGCCCCGGACTGGCGCCTCGTCCAAGAAGACCGCGCCCCGGGAGAAGCCCGCCGCCAAGACGGCGTCCCTCCCCGTGGCCAAGAAGGCGAAGAAGTAG